The sequence TAACAATGGCGAACAAACGTTGTTCGCCATTGTTTTATACGCATTGAGAAATGTGTTATTTCAATACAATCATCTTTCGAACATTGCTGAACGTTGTAACATTTCCGTCTTCGTCAAATGCCGTTCCCGTCATCCGATAAAAATACACTCCCGAAGAAAACTGCGTTGCATCAAATTCTATTTCGTGCATTCCTTCTTCCAGCATTTCATTGTTGAGAACTGTTCTTATTTCTTGACCAAGAATGTTGTAGATTTTCAACGTAACGAACGAAGTTTGTCCAAGTGAAAATCCTAATGCTGTGGAAGGATTAAACGGATTCGGATAGTTTTGAAATAATTCAAACGTCGTTGGTTCCGCATCGAAAAAACCCGTGTTGGGAATATGAACACCACCATTATCTTTTCCATCAACTTGCGTAAGAAAATTCGATTGCGCCGCAGTAAACACGCCTTTCAATTTTACAGCATACGGATTCTTTTGCACAACGACACCGATTGAATCTACTTCATAATTTGTTTGTTGCATTGACGCATAAAATCTGTTGTTTATCTGAGCAACAATATTATCAATAAATGAACCGAGTTCTGAATACGCCGAAGAATTATCCACACCTAAACGATACCAATACGTCATCACGCTATCCATATATTTTGCAATGGTAGAAAGCGTTTTTCCCTGCAATTGACGACCAAAAAATACGAACGATGTATCTAAAACGAGCGACCCAAATCCCGGAGGCGTAATGGAATCAGCACTCGCAATCAAATTCAAGTTAAACAAAATTCCTTGTTCCCACGCGGGATTATTATATTTTTTTCTATCGGGTTTCACTGCTTTTACCAATTTCTTTTTTCCTTTCCCGGTTGTAAGGTCGCGAGTAGAATCAAGAGGATATTTTGTTCCTGTGTGTGCGGAAGTATAGAGTTTGCCCAAGTCGCTTCCTTTCTTGAATAAAATCCACGCATAACGTTTTGCAGAATCGGAATTCGTTTGTGGAATTCCTAAAAACGTCGTTCCTGATTTTCCAATTTTTTTGAAAACATTTTCGACTGCCGTTGGTATATTCGGTTGCGATGTGAGCAGTCCTTTCGAATATTTTAACTGTACAACTTTTGCAGATAACTCTGAAGATGCCTTAAATGTTCGAAACGTTTTTTTCGTTGTACTTTTTAATAATCCTAATGAATCAATCGGAATTCCGTTGAGCAGGGATGGATTATATTGCAACGTTATTTCTGCAGGAGAATACGCAACAACAGAATTGAACGACAACTTTTCTTCGCTGACTTCTTCCGGTTCTATATCAAATAACGGACCTCCAGTTGTATCGCCCGTTTTATGTCCAACTTGACCAAACGCCCAACGAGAATACGATTGTATATTTGAAACACGAACAAACGTAGATTCTGTATTCACTGTTCCACTTTTAAAGACAAAAAACGTATTCGGCGAAAGTGATGAATCTGCAAGTTTTGTAACTTTCATCCTATAAGGATATGTTCCGCTTCCACTAAAACGCAACGATACATTTACGCTGTGAAATTTGTACACTCCCGTTGAGTTTGCACGAATCCTTCTATTGACAACGCCGTTCGCAATACTTCCACTTTGACCATAGGCAACTGCCGCGGGGTCATCGTTTTCGACATATACGGTTTCCGGCTGCGCTGTTTTCATTCCGCCGTCCACATTATTTTGAATCTTCCAAATTCTGTTCACGTTTAAGTATCGCTGAATTTTAATCGTTCCGTTCGAGATTGCCGAATCGCTATACGTATCACTACTGCTTCCAAGCGTTAAGTCGTAAAAAGATGTCGTATCATCATCTGATACTGCCGTATCTTTTCCAAAGAAACGGCTCCCGGCGCCAAGTAATTTCACGTGCGATTTCCCCGCTTTGAATTTTCCTTTCATTCGAAAATCACCGTAAACAGAAATATTGGGACGTCGTATTGAATCAATTTCTAAATCACCATCAATGTACAAATGCCCTCGAATTTTTAATTTTCCTCCTTTTACTTTTAAACGCGAACCCGCGGTAATGTGTAAAGTACTTACCGAATCGTTTCCTGAAGGAAGACTATCAATAACCACAACGGAATTTATTGGTATAACAACGGAATCTTCGCCCGTCGGAAGTCCGTTTTCCCAATTGCTCATATCATCCCACGTTATCGTATCTCCTCGTGTTGTGTCTATAAGAACGCCGATGGGGACATTACCGAAATCAAGATTCGAGATGATAACGCTCACGTCAAAAATTGTAGTATCATATGAACCGCCAACCGGATATGTTCTCCTAAATCCTCTTCTGAACGATTGTGTTACTTGATAGTTTCCCGGCGTAAGTGCTTTGTTTAATCCCAAAATATATCTTCCAAAATTATCGCTAACAATTGTATCTATAAAAAGAGAAGGGAGCGGAGATGTTTTTTGTAAAATTATTTTGAATCCTGCAATTCCTTTTTCAAGGGGGTCGCGTACCGAATCGTTGTTAACATCTGCAAAGACTGTTCCGGTAATTGTTCCAAGTTTGAAATTCCCAAAATTAAACGGACCGACAACGCCTCCTTCGGGAACAATAACGGGAAAAGATGACTGCGTTGAACTCATCCATTTGTATTCACTGCTATCCGCTTCAGTAATCGTATATGCTCCTGCTGGTAAATACGGAAAGGTGTATTTTCCCGATTCGTCCGTATAAACCGTATCGCTTACCGGAACACCGGCGTCTGATGTTCCGCTCAAATAAATTTTCCATTTTTCAATACCGTTTTCGTCAAATTCCTGAACACCGTTTCCATTAAAGTCATAAAATTTTGTTCCGAAAACTACTCCGCTCCCGATATAAAAGCTATCTTCAACTGAATATGGAGATGTCATCATTCGGTTATTGATAGCAACGACACTCCAATAATATTTATTGCTTTTTAAAGAATGTAACCGCCAACTGTTACTGGTATTTGTGTTCCCCAATTGTG is a genomic window of Ignavibacteria bacterium containing:
- a CDS encoding T9SS type A sorting domain-containing protein yields the protein MKPMIQTLKLTMIKTHFSAMAILFLFILFSYEQGNAQAFVIDSTVSNAIVDVQNSSAAWGDFNSDGLMDVVICGLSQQGFVTTLYRNTGNNQFVEVTTNLPNVAFGDVMWADFDNDNDLDLLLTGMMSTGTSSGIISRIYQNNGGNDALNEYIFKNVGAPFPGIFNGSSAVGDYDNDGDLDVLLTGVQSDSTSIAALFKNVIFESNSGEIFLRENTTLPGVKNSSVAFGDFDNDYDLDIAMTGEQENGAYLSDVFRNDGYEFDGTSGDVGWMFSPIFSGMVPVTNGAVAWGDYDADGDLDIALIGNDGFNGVTKIYNNSAGLFNDTFSFLPQVNNGSIAWGNVDGSFYLGFVVTGTTNVATTFVGNVYRYSSDGTTGNFKLYEKLQGVSNGSSLFADYDDDNDLDILVCGVSLTGSVSRVYKNVVAGNAAPPAKPSNLISQVIQNNVFLQWNTVNKFPDRNSYNLRIGLTRGGAEIMSPMTTSSGELLTPQLGNTNTSNSWRLHSLKSNKYYWSVVAINNRMMTSPYSVEDSFYIGSGVVFGTKFYDFNGNGVQEFDENGIEKWKIYLSGTSDAGVPVSDTVYTDESGKYTFPYLPAGAYTITEADSSEYKWMSSTQSSFPVIVPEGGVVGPFNFGNFKLGTITGTVFADVNNDSVRDPLEKGIAGFKIILQKTSPLPSLFIDTIVSDNFGRYILGLNKALTPGNYQVTQSFRRGFRRTYPVGGSYDTTIFDVSVIISNLDFGNVPIGVLIDTTRGDTITWDDMSNWENGLPTGEDSVVIPINSVVVIDSLPSGNDSVSTLHITAGSRLKVKGGKLKIRGHLYIDGDLEIDSIRRPNISVYGDFRMKGKFKAGKSHVKLLGAGSRFFGKDTAVSDDDTTSFYDLTLGSSSDTYSDSAISNGTIKIQRYLNVNRIWKIQNNVDGGMKTAQPETVYVENDDPAAVAYGQSGSIANGVVNRRIRANSTGVYKFHSVNVSLRFSGSGTYPYRMKVTKLADSSLSPNTFFVFKSGTVNTESTFVRVSNIQSYSRWAFGQVGHKTGDTTGGPLFDIEPEEVSEEKLSFNSVVAYSPAEITLQYNPSLLNGIPIDSLGLLKSTTKKTFRTFKASSELSAKVVQLKYSKGLLTSQPNIPTAVENVFKKIGKSGTTFLGIPQTNSDSAKRYAWILFKKGSDLGKLYTSAHTGTKYPLDSTRDLTTGKGKKKLVKAVKPDRKKYNNPAWEQGILFNLNLIASADSITPPGFGSLVLDTSFVFFGRQLQGKTLSTIAKYMDSVMTYWYRLGVDNSSAYSELGSFIDNIVAQINNRFYASMQQTNYEVDSIGVVVQKNPYAVKLKGVFTAAQSNFLTQVDGKDNGGVHIPNTGFFDAEPTTFELFQNYPNPFNPSTALGFSLGQTSFVTLKIYNILGQEIRTVLNNEMLEEGMHEIEFDATQFSSGVYFYRMTGTAFDEDGNVTTFSNVRKMIVLK